From the Solanum pennellii chromosome 4, SPENNV200 genome, one window contains:
- the LOC107017243 gene encoding alcohol dehydrogenase-like 7 isoform X1, translating to MASTVQSRISKTAGKPIRCRAAVARKAGEPLVIEEVIVAPPKAHEVRLKIICTSLCHTDITLWKLKEFPGCFPRILGHEAFGVVESVGEDVDELKEGDSVVPIFLPDCMDCVDCKSKKSNLCSKFPIQSSLLLHRDDTSRFTNAEGETLHHYLYISSFSEYTVVDVVNVTKIDPEIPPNRACLLSCGVSTGVGAAWKTANVEPGSTVVIFGLGSVGLAVAEGARLCGATRIIGVGRNSDKFEIGKQFGVTEFVNSKSCGDKPVSQVIIEMTNGGADYCFECVGLGTLVQEAFACCRKGWGKTIVLGVDKPDAQLNLNSFEVLQSNKTLMGSFFGGLKPKSDVPILVKRYLDKELELDKFVTHEVNLEDINKAFDLLIQGKSLRCVIWMDK from the exons GTGATAGAGGAAGTGATTGTGGCTCCTCCTAAAGCACATGAAGTTCGACTTAAAATCATTTGCACTTCTCTCTGTCATACTGACATTACCTTATGGAAGTTGAAA gAATTTCCTGGCTGCTTTCCAAGAATCTTAGGCCATGAAGCTTTCGG GGTTGTGGAGAGTGTTGGAGAAGATGTTGATGAGTTGAAAGAAGGAGATTCAGTTGTACCGATATTTTTACCTGACTGTATGGACTGTGTAGACTGTAAATCCAAGAAAAGCAACCTTTGTTCCAAATTCCCAATTCAATCGTCTTTGTTGCTGCATAGAGATGATACAAGCAGATTCACTAATGCTGAAGGAGAAACTTTACACCATTACCTGTATATATCAAGTTTTTCTGAGTACACAGTCGTTGATGTTGTTAATGTTACAAAAATTGATCCTGAAATCCCACCTAACAGGGCATGCCTTTTGAGTTGTGGAGTATCAACAG GAGTTGGTGCTGCCTGGAAAACAGCAAATGTGGAACCAGGTTCGACAGTAGTTATCTTTGGTTTAGGATCAGTTGGATTAGCA GTTGCCGAGGGAGCAAGGCTATGTGGTGCTACAAGAATTATCGGTGTTGGTAGGAACTCTGACAAGTTTGAAATAGGGAAGCAGTTTGGAGTTACTGAGTTTGTCAATTCGAAAAGCTGTGGGGATAAACCTGTTAGTCAG GTAATAATTGAGATGACTAATGGAGGTGCTGATTATTGCTTCGAATGTGTTGGTTTGGGAACACTTGTTCAGGAAGCATTTGCCTGCTGCAGAAAG GGTTGGGGTAAAACAATTGTTTTAGGAGTTGATAAGCCAGATGCACAGCTGAATCTTAACTCTTTTGAGGTTCTTCAGAGTAATAAAACTCTCATGGGATCATTCTTTGGTGGTCTCAAACCCAAATCTGATGTTCCTATCCTCGTTAAACGTTACCTTGACAAG GAATTGGAGTTGGACAAGTTTGTGACACATGAAGTGAATCTTGAAGATATCAATAAGGCGTTTGATTTGCTCATTCAAGGAAAGAGCCTACGCTGTGTTATCTGGATGGATAAGTGA
- the LOC107017243 gene encoding alcohol dehydrogenase-like 7 isoform X2: MASTVQSRISKTAGKPIRCRAAVARKAGEPLVIEEVIVAPPKAHEVRLKIICTSLCHTDITLWKLKEFPGCFPRILGHEAFGVVESVGEDVDELKEGDSVVPIFLPDCMDCVDCKSKKSNLCSKFPIQSSLLLHRDDTSRFTNAEGETLHHYLYISSFSEYTVVDVVNVTKIDPEIPPNRACLLSCGVSTGVGAAWKTANVEPGSTVVIFGLGSVGLAVIIEMTNGGADYCFECVGLGTLVQEAFACCRKGWGKTIVLGVDKPDAQLNLNSFEVLQSNKTLMGSFFGGLKPKSDVPILVKRYLDKELELDKFVTHEVNLEDINKAFDLLIQGKSLRCVIWMDK; this comes from the exons GTGATAGAGGAAGTGATTGTGGCTCCTCCTAAAGCACATGAAGTTCGACTTAAAATCATTTGCACTTCTCTCTGTCATACTGACATTACCTTATGGAAGTTGAAA gAATTTCCTGGCTGCTTTCCAAGAATCTTAGGCCATGAAGCTTTCGG GGTTGTGGAGAGTGTTGGAGAAGATGTTGATGAGTTGAAAGAAGGAGATTCAGTTGTACCGATATTTTTACCTGACTGTATGGACTGTGTAGACTGTAAATCCAAGAAAAGCAACCTTTGTTCCAAATTCCCAATTCAATCGTCTTTGTTGCTGCATAGAGATGATACAAGCAGATTCACTAATGCTGAAGGAGAAACTTTACACCATTACCTGTATATATCAAGTTTTTCTGAGTACACAGTCGTTGATGTTGTTAATGTTACAAAAATTGATCCTGAAATCCCACCTAACAGGGCATGCCTTTTGAGTTGTGGAGTATCAACAG GAGTTGGTGCTGCCTGGAAAACAGCAAATGTGGAACCAGGTTCGACAGTAGTTATCTTTGGTTTAGGATCAGTTGGATTAGCA GTAATAATTGAGATGACTAATGGAGGTGCTGATTATTGCTTCGAATGTGTTGGTTTGGGAACACTTGTTCAGGAAGCATTTGCCTGCTGCAGAAAG GGTTGGGGTAAAACAATTGTTTTAGGAGTTGATAAGCCAGATGCACAGCTGAATCTTAACTCTTTTGAGGTTCTTCAGAGTAATAAAACTCTCATGGGATCATTCTTTGGTGGTCTCAAACCCAAATCTGATGTTCCTATCCTCGTTAAACGTTACCTTGACAAG GAATTGGAGTTGGACAAGTTTGTGACACATGAAGTGAATCTTGAAGATATCAATAAGGCGTTTGATTTGCTCATTCAAGGAAAGAGCCTACGCTGTGTTATCTGGATGGATAAGTGA